In Siniperca chuatsi isolate FFG_IHB_CAS linkage group LG24, ASM2008510v1, whole genome shotgun sequence, the DNA window CTGATGCACATGGTGGTGAAGGTAAGGTTGGACAGATCCTCCCTTTAGAAAAAGACGTGaatgcatgcacatgcatagTCACAATTAAATATTCCCGATTTCTGCCTTATTATAAGAGACTTTCAACTGCACTGAATACTACAGGGTTTTAGATTGTGTATGGGCAAGTTTTTCACCTCTTACCAAGCATTTTTACTGAGAAAATTACTATAGAATAGAATTACTATCAAATGTTCAGTGCttcaggttgtgtgtgtattttttctcaCCACTCTATTTCATGTCCGTTTCGTCCTTGCATCAGATCCATCACTTCCTTCCTGCATTTGTCCTGATAGTGGTCGTGGCGTGCTAAATTATACAGCGTCCAGCAAATTGCACTGGCTGTTGTGTCATGACCTGTGGAAAAAGTAGGAGGgggtcattttaattttaaagtgcCAAAGCACTCTTGTTGAATGTCAAATTGTGATTTTATGACTATTTTTGAGTCATATGAACATTTAAGACTAAATGCTAATGCATTTAgcatctctctcccctccctctcaaaacctaacacggcccaccattgagtctggttctgtccaaggtttctgcctcttaaaggaagtttttccttgccactgtcgccaaatgcttgctcctggtgggatttgttgggtctctgtaaataatattataaagagcacggtctagacctgctctataggaaaagtgcaatgagataacttctattatgaattggcactatataaataaaattttattgatttGAATTACCCCATAAGTGTCACTTGTAGAAAAAtgttacatagtcttgctttaaagtgTCTCACCTGCGAACATGAAGGTGTTGGCCTCAGCCTGTATCTCCTCATCTGTTAGGCCTTGTCCATCCTCATCCTGCAACACACGTAAGCAATTTAAACTGTCCCTCCACATCACttgtctctgtccatctctATTTCTCATTCATTAATgctaatttcttcttctttcctacccTTGACAGCAGTATGATGTCCACaaaatctttctttctctgtggtgctgtagtgaaatctgtttctttctccctctgttggCTGATCAGGGCACGGCGCTTCTGAACCACTTCCCTGGTAAACCTGCAAACACCATACAATCACATGATACTTGTACATTGTGCAGTATCACATTATAGTAAGACATTGTATCTTATCTTATAATAGTGTGAATATTATAAGATACAAAGTCTTACTATAATGTGATACTGCACAATGCAATAAGGTGTATTATGATGTAAGATGGAAGGTTACTATTTCATACAAGATACAATTTATCTGTCTTTATGATACagtacaatataatgcagtaaaaaaaagatatgtttCAATACAATATGATAAGTAAATATGTAAAAGTGGTGACCCAGTACATTATGATTTAACAGAATATAACACAGTAGAGTAGAATACAAATAGAACTGCATTAGAGATATTACAGCAACAGCTTGGTTTTCACCATTTTGCAGTAAAAATGTGTCATGAGTCTTGAGGCTTCCTGCATCATTTGTGTTACACTGTTACATAAACGCCTGTGCATGTGCTGTACCTGTGTACAATGCTTAAAGCCTTTTTGAATCGTTTTCCCTTCTGTGTTTTCCAGTAAATCCATTCCCAATGGTGTAAAATCTTTTGCCGACGGTCTATGATCAGGTCACTCAGCTCCACTATGGCTGACACGTACTCACTGGTAGACCTGGAGAGagaacatgtaaaaaaaatatatagaagtACAACAGGAGAAGAATATATTTGTGGAAAATGGTAAAGTGGGTCCTCACTGCTGACAGTTGCTGTTGTAGCTAAAGGCACATTTTAGTAAACTATCCAGTGTCATCAGACTAATGTGGTCAAACATCTCTATGTTAGTCATGCCTTCTGCCACCAAGTGGCGCCACTTATCCTGCAAGACAAGAAAATACAGGAGAGAGATGCAGgacatttttgacaatttttgggttgtatccacatggttgaatgcacttattgtaagctgctttggataaaagcatcagctaagtaaatgtaatgtaaatacagtGTTTATAATAGCAGATCATAGGACATTTTAACTTTAGTTTTAGCTGCACGGGGTATCTTCAGCCTTTTATAAGACATGTAAATCCACCAGTGCAAACAGAGACATTTGCATGCAGTTACTATTGCAGATACTAAAGGCTGCGTGCACATTTTACACTAGCACTGATTTATAAAGTAAATTTTGACCATATAACAGAAAGTAAATGCAACATTAGATCAACATATTAATAGCTGTCTCTTTTTTTGCAGCATCTATAAATGACAGCGgttatgtgtgtttgcttgcatGTGCGTCTGTATGCGTGCATTGCTGTGTGTCATACATGCATAGTGTTAGTTGAAGTGTTAAACTTGGCAATGTAGTTCTTCAGAATATCGAAATGAAAAGCTGGAGTCAGCAGCCGTCTCTTGCGAGACCACTCCTCGCCGTTGCTTAGCAACAGACTCTGTCCTGGGACGTAAGGGAGAGAAGGTTTGGAGGTGAGGATGACAGTAAATTGTTATCAATACTTGGATAACCAGTAGTGGAATCACTGTaatctgacattattattattgatttattagtCTTAAAAAAATAGACAACAATAATGTCCTCAGGGGTTTCATTTAATGATGGGAAACTTGACAAAACTACTCTTGTATTGAATATccatgaacaaaaacaacagattcCCACAGACTTTGAAATTACTCAACTGCTTTGTCACCTTCCTAAGTGTTGTGAAACATGGAACCAGTGTTGATTAAAGCTGAACTGTGAAAACCTCTTAAACTAGACTTACATCAGAGCAACATGAGCTATTTGACTCACCAAGCCATGGACGCAGATGGCTATAGATAAGCTCATCTTTCACTGTAATGCTGGCTGGAGGTAGGAAAGGAGTGAGGATGtaaaggaaggagaaaaagaacaataagTATTAAATGAAGCGTTGGGAAATGTGGTTTTAATAGCTCTAATAACACTTCCACTGGtgtgaaaaaaaagagttaatttgtttacagtaattatgcaaaaatgtcacatttaatttgaCCACTTGGTGTTACCCTACCAGGAGCCATTAGCAGAGGTTTGACATAGTCAGGGTGGAAGAGTCTGACCAGGTGATAGAAAGGGCCGAGGAACCAGCtgcaagagtgtgtgtacatccTCACCAAGTCATCCACCTGCAGAAGACCTTCTTCTGTGCTCTGCATCTGaggcacaaataaacattagtATACCTAAGTTTAACTGAAACAAAGATGAATGTAGTCCTATAAAAGGTGTGttaacttttaaattaaaaggtGAGTAAAGTGAGTTTTGGTTGGTCTGCCCTTCACTGCGTTGCTGAATTCTTATACAgccttttaaaaggaaattttgtattaataatattttgcaGCGCTGAGCACTTCCTGTATCATGCTGAGAAATCTGCAGTTAGATTTCATGAGGTGTTGTTTCATCATTTACCAAGCATAACAATAATGACACAACCTTTAGGTTCCCAAAAGTAACAAATGAGGTGAAAATCATTATCATAGAACTACAAACATGGCTATAAAtgcatgttagtgtgtgtgtatcctacCTGGCCCAGATGGCCTAAAAGCCAGGAGTTTGCATGTGGCTTGCTGAAGCAGgacagcctgtgtgtgtaccAGGCGTGTCGCACCAACAGCCTTGCTGTCCACCCTGCAACCACGGCTCCCAGTCCTATAATGGCCACAAACAGGACCTGACAGAGGCACGTCCAGCTGAGGACCTGAGAGAGGACACCCTGGAGGACAGACATCCTggggcagaaagagagagtgatggTGTCCAGAGGTCCAGGTTGCTTGACACTCACCCTGCTCTGACACAATAAGAAGTTGTTAATGTTGAAATATGCAGAAACCAAACTGTTCCACCCATTATTGCGATTATTTCAACAGGAACAACTGCTGTAACCTTTGTAAGAGACACCACTTCCTTCTTCAAAATTAACAATATCCCACTATTTGACCCACTCCAAATTCTAGTTTTTATAATCTCTCAAAATTGTATCATTATGGATAAATATCACCTTTATTCATGTGAATGGAAAAACTGGATCTCATTAAtatggtttaaaaaataaaattaagaatTACTTTTCTTCTTTATGCATGCTAGTGCATACACATCAGCCAATATTGTTTCAAGTTATGTCtcaatgttttgtgttttgaccAAGATGTTTTGCAGTCCCTTccactttctttctgttttgttgaatggttttgtttaattttatttaccCATTAACATATATATGgaagtgtttatttattatttttgttatagtTATTATAGccttgctgttgtttttagttCCTTTTTTCATGGGTCTTTGTATTGTTATTGATTAGCCTGGCATCCCCAGACTAATTCGCAAATACGCATTATCTATTTCcaatctgccagagcaaatgaaacatgagcttgACAGATTTGCCTGGTTCCCAGGCTAGTTATTGATAGGAATGCACTATTATTGTTCCTACAAGAATTTGTATCATGAGGTCAAATGTTTGGTCAATTGTTGTAAGATATGTTGTAAGATATGTTagtaatttagtttattttaaaaggGACAATACCCATtgataaatagattttttttaatgtgctgGTTAGGTAAACAACtagacacattttcattttatttcttcccAAATATGTggacattattttattttaggcaCTCTTCATTGAAAGAATTGAAAAAACAGAGACTGAGACTACCACCATTTTGCTGATGCAAATAATTACAAGTCAGTgtttatattgttattgttttatttatcaaCTTGTATACATCAATTTTAACTTTTGTCATagacagatatttttatttccttcccAAGAACTTAAATGAGCGACCGGTCCAACTTTTCTTTAAGTGCGTATTGGGTTTTACGAGGAGCTCCTGAAGGAGACACTGATTGGCACCGGATGCACCTGAGCTGAGAAACGGGTTTTGACTAAAGACAGGAGTGTTAGAGAAAATGAGATTGGAAATCATTGTTTGATTTATGTAGGCAGCCTGAAATGAAAACAGGCCATACTGTGCTTGTTTTCAGTTGTAATGTTTATACCTGTCAGTTTcaggtgagttttaattaaacaattttGTGCTAATGGTATGGGAAAACTCAATCTAGCTAACTAACTTTGCTAATTAGCTTAATTTCGGTGGTAGTTTCCTGTGACATCTTTTGCCAGCTTCCACCGTGCTGGCCGGCTGGTCCCCATGTTTACCCTTGAATTCAGTTAATAGAATTGCAAAAAATTGTACTTTAATTTTCCTATTGATTAATCTGGCAATTAttttttgattcattgtttacaAAATGCCAGGAAATTATGGGAAAACTTCAAAGCGTGGAGGTAATTTGGTTatttttatctgaccaacagtccagcACCTAAGGATATTCGTGTCGTAAAGctataaaatagtaaaaagcggtttgtcatttttgattgATAAACAGTGTTAtgaaattgtttcttttttaaatctaggCTGTTATTTGACTATTTTAAACATTAGAAATTAATATTGGAGTGTATTTAACTTTTCGGACTGGTATTCACTGGTATTATACTGAGGGACAATAACTATCTCCACTGACACCAGAGAaactttaatttgatttaatcacATTTTCGTAAAGTATCGTTGAAAATGTTACCTTTACTTGTATAACCTTGCTTGTGAATGTGCCTTATAGCCTATGGTAAATTAGAGAGATTACTACAATAATCAGAGGTATACATTTTTCTGGATTTTAATAATGGTCGGGTAAAGGAGAGACAACTTTAAAAGCAGTAATGTTAAAGCTAAATGGTTAAGTATGCTACCAAATTTGGAAATACTTCATCACaaattgatctttttttaaCGAGCAGGAAACACTTTTATCAATCACGTTTTCACAATCTTTAAAAGTGATCTGGCAACACTGGAAGTTTAACTTTTGTAAGGTGCACTGATATAGTGGGAAAGGATGTCACCATGCATCAAACTGATTAATTTAGATTGTTGGCAAGTTTCTAAAAACACTTACCCCAGTAAGATCTGGCAGCTACAGGAAGTCTAAGACCTCTGGAGGTTCTTAAAGAAGCGACCTAAgcggtaaaaaaacaaaacaaacattagctCTAGTGGCTACATTATTGGTCACCTagctgtaaaagaaaaataactccACATTAGCATTTATATTCAGTCTGAAGCGTAAAATGCTGCACAAACGTTCACTCAGCTTTTGGAACCGAAACCAAATGCATCCCGCACGATGTGTAGTTCAGGAGACCTGGGAGATTAGAGTTCACATAAACCGACAAGATCTGCAGCGATTACCATTGCCGCTGGGAACCAAAAATATGATCGTGTCACTCGGATTCTCAAACATCTCCACTGACTACCTGTTAATTTTGCTGTTGGTCTATAAAACTCTTAAGTCTGGCCCCAGGTTACACATCTGACATGCCTCCAATTTATCCACCAGGCAGATTTCTCTGGTCACAGTGACGTTTCCTCCAAAATCCATTCAGGGCTCTTACTCCTGAAGCATCTGCACCCACACTAAACTCTTATTGTAGGAAGAGTTTTTAGTTTAGTCtatctttttaattattatttcttcCTTCTGGGCATTGTGTTATGCATGCtatttatgttatatatttttctaaaattttatccttctgtaaagcactttgaattacTTTGGCATGAGATCATGTTTTACAAGTAAAGTATTGACCAGTAACACTTAAGTAAGAGCTCCCACTTAAAACATGTGGCTCTGTTGTGTTACTAAATTCACTGCAAAAAGTGAATAATCTCAGTAATCATAGATAGAAGGGGAAATAGTTCAACAGTTGGAGGCAAATAACAAGTTGAAGCCATAGCACACAATATGTGAAGTGCAAGTTAAGAATCGGCTGACACTAGCAACAATCCAATACTATAccattcttttgttttcattacaacaaacacactgagcagctcagaatattttcccttttcaaaGTAATGCATCATTAATCTTCCTCTGTATGCATGTTGCAGGTTTTCAgcttgaaatgaatgaaattgcAGAAGGGCACAACAGGTTTGCCAACCAAAAGAGATCTCCATCTACTTGCAGCTCCCCTCTGTCGTCCCCCAGCTGCAGCTCCACCCAAACATGGCTGCCGGTCGAAACACCTTTGCGTCCTCCCTGGATGAATGATCGTCAAATGGAGCACGGCCAGGATTCTCGGAACAACCACGTTGAGATGCAATCGAGTCCTCCGTCTCATTTCTATGAGGAACTCTTCTGTACCAGCCAGACTTCCAACACTCTGGTCCCTCTGGCTGGCGCCCTCGTGACCTCCACCGGGCCGCAGAGCGATGTGGTGAAACAAGGTTACCTGGGGAAGCTTGAGCGGACCCACAGAAGATATTTTGTCCTGAGAGCAGGAAGTCACACCGGACCGAGCCGACTCGAGTGGTACAAGAGCCAGGAGAAGTTCACAGCAATGGAGAAGTCTGCTGGTAAAGCTGCGCTGTTTGGCTCAAGCAAGCAAGGGTTGGTTAAAGTAACTTCAACCAATTAAAGGTTTTAAAGGAGCTTCACACAAGTCATGCCATCAACCAAATGTTGACAAATTATGTTGtcagtttaattttaatgtctttttaagTACTTACTTTTTAAGTAATTTGTTTGAGATCCTGAATACATCCACTGCTTTGCCTAATTGAATGGGAAAACACTAATTTCATGGCTGAAGCttcattgtaaaatattttgtacTACATTAATTTGAGGGAGAGTTTGCTGAATATGTCTCTCTCAAAGGaaaagtttaatattttgggaaatatacttgtTCACTTTTTAACCAAGAATTAGAGGAGGTTGTTAAATACTCACATATCGGTGCATTCactatgaagctggagccaggtgatcttagcttagcataaagactagaaacagggaaaacagttagcctggctctgtctgaaggttaaaaaaaaaatctacctgCCAGCAGAGAGaactaaaaattaaaaaactgaagtataaaaatgacaagctACAGTTTTACAGGGGGATAcatgccagactatttcttggctgggagcagtgacttcctggagtttgGTCATTTTATCATCTCTCTTGACAAAAAGACCAAGCTCCTGTGATTTGATGGGGCTGGGAATCTTTCTTTGGTAGTTCAGTAACATTAAAATCATTTAGATTCACTATGGTGAAAAGGTCAATCTGTAAGGTAACCAAAGACACATTGCATTCAAAACTAAAATTCAATTAATTCCTGCTTCCCAGGGTGATTTACCTGAGGTGCTGTCTTGGTGTGAGCCGGATTGGCAGTTCCAGGAAAGGCCACACGGTGGCGCTGTATGCCAAGGATCAGACCATGGTGCTAGTGGTGGAGGACCAGTGGGAACAAGAAGAGTGGTATCTGGCCATTAAGAAACTGATGGAGGAAGAGCAGAAGGATGAAGAGCATGGAGAAGGGTTAGATGAAGAGGATGATGGATATTGCACTCTGCCTCCTGCTGCTTTCTTCAAAgaggtcagtttttttttttctgtgacataCAGATTTAAAACCAAGAAAACTTAAATGAAGGTACTTGGCAAGAACAGCGTCAACAGTTTTACTATTGCTAAAATCGCAGAAAATGAACCGTATTGTGTAGAATTCACTGTGTCACCTTTCCGAAGTCAGGTGACTCCGTAGTTTGAGTGTCTTCTGATCATCCAGGTGTACAGCTAGATATTGTATCACAACTTACACTTCTAGGCAGTGTTTACAAATCTAACATTACCCTCGTACAGAATGTTTgacataaaataatttcaattttcaattttaaaaaagaccTTTTTAAGTACTACCAGCTCttcattataaataaatgtccctCCCGATCTTCGCCACTGCTCCCTTCACCTTGGTCTAAGGTTTGGCCCGTCACGGTAAAGCCCAGAGGTCTGGGCTGTTCCAAGTCCCTGGCAGGGGAGAGCCGGCTCTGCCTCACAGCTACGTCTCTCATCTTGGTCAGAGTGAGTGCATGCAGAGATTTTCCATCGGTTACAATACCTTTGCTTAGTGTTCGGCGCTTTGGCCACTTGGATGGCTCATTCTTCTTGGAGCTTGGCAGGTCAGCCCCAAACGGTCCTGGAGAGATCTGGATGGAAGCAAGAGACCAAggtaataataaagaataaaagatgTTGATTTTACTCTTTACTGCCTTACCATAGGACTGTGACCCCTACTCTTTATGTCCTGTCTGTACAGGAAACCCAGCATTAGCCCAGCACATTCATGAGGTGGTCCGCGAGACTGTAAGGGCACTACGAGCTCTTCCTGACTTCAACCGGTCACCGACCTCCAACCACAATCAGCTTCAAACCCTTGTGGCCTCAAAACGCTGCAGACCCAAATACAGAGACAAGATGGTGATTGTGAGACCACTTGGTTCTCGCCTAGCCCTGCACCCCAGGAACCCTGAAATCCAGACAAGTCCAACACAATGTTACCTAGAGCCCCCCAAATCAGACAAAACAGACCCTGAATCTACTCTGAGCTCCACCTCACATCTCAGCCCTTTCAGATCCTATCAGAGCTCCATGTCTGAGACTGGTAGCTATATGGAAATGAAGATGGACCATCATCTCCCATTGAACGAAGGGAGGGGAAACGACTACAGAAGAGCTGCCATGGTGACCGGAGACCACTGCAGTGTTGCAGCCTGTGGGATGGAGGGCTGGGAGCCAGTTGAGGAGCAGGAGGGGCCGAGTTACATGATGATGTCACCACAGGTAAGCCACAGTTCGTCTGTGCTGCCTCAGGATGACTATGTGACCATGGCGAGCCCACATAAACACGACTGGCCTGCCTActcttccccctcctcttcccttcaGACATCATTCAACAGGTTAGTTTAACTTGGGTAAATTATCAAATAGGTGTCAGAGAGAACCAGGCCCTCATTTGGGGCAGGCATATATTAGACTTTATTCTAATTTCCTCTGTTACCCAGCTGATGCAAACTCgacacttcctccatgtttatctgttgtcttgataaattctgTATAATGTCCATTTCCATCTCACTAAGAATCCTGTCAGGCAATCCACTTTTCCCCTAACGATGTTAAGCTACCATGAATGAAACTCAAAACTTTGTCCAGAGTTTTACACTAAAAGTTCCCTTTATAGGTATGTGAAAAAACATTAGGAAATGTTGAGTGTTAGTAGCTTAACATGGATCAGGCATACAGTAAAGaagaaacaactgaaaataataaaatacgaaaatattatttctgttttaaaaattaGAAACTGAGAGCAGAGGAATGGTGAGTACAACTTGATGTTGTAATAATGGaattaaaactgtgaaaatgtacattatactaaATTTACtatgagctgctgttgttggttACAGGTAATTCCACctgtaaaatgttgtttgtttgttttttaacccgGATATTAATTGACACCCATTATTTGAATACCGGCTTTTACATGAGAATTTACGGTGATTGTTAAGCAATTTTTTTGTACAGTTCATTGCACTAAAACATACCATTACATTTATTAGTACAGGGAATATAAGaaagtataaattaaaaaaatagtcTGTTGGGCGTTTTGCAAGGGTGTTTTTTGTAATCATTGTACCTATTTGTTTATGCTTTTCCCCTTTTGTCATATATCCTCATGTTTTTATGGACCTTTCTCCTTGACAAATTACATTATCATGCAGTGTTTGTGACTGATGCATCAATGATTCATCCAGTTACTACTTGGCCTCTTTCTGTAATCATCTCAAGTAGCCTTGAAGAGTCAATTATACATATTAAAGTGGTGATTGTTCGACTTCTATTAAAGCTGATATTTGTATTCACCTTAGGACTCACTTAAGTTGTTTTCTTAGTAGTTCCACCGTTAAATATtttatgctgtacagattgtaaaggtctttgaggcaaatttgtgatttttgggctataaaaataaaagtgacttaGCTGCCTTTTGTAGCTCTGATTAACTGTAGTTGCTGCCTGAATTGCTAGTGCAATATTACGTAATGCAACAGGAAGTGCTGAGTACacatgttaaatacagaaactgcatttgtaaaagaaaatatcaaaagtaaaccCTTACCAACACAGACTGAAAGACACTTGTTAGGATACACTACAAATAAAAGCCTCTGTGGTTATGCACAATCCACTTTTGGCCACCACTTGTGTATTGTTTGGACTAAACTTGTAAAATACAACTTTCCATCCTTTTGTAGCTCCACCTGTGACAGCTACTCTCCTCTGCACCCGTCACATCATCAGACTAATGAGCTCAGTCAGCCACACTGGCTGGTGAGCTCAGCCcaacagtcagaaacagaaGCTGGCCAATCACAGACGAGCATAAGCTGTTCCACTCGACCACAGGATGAGCAGAAATCAGCCAAACAGAGTCGACTTGTAGCGCAGACCAGGGCCACTTCGTCTCCTGTGAGGAGCGTTGATGGGTCTGGCATGATGACTCCTTTTGTCACAAGTGGACCAGGCTATACCAGGGCAGTCCAGGCTAGTCCGAACTCTGGTACAGGCCAGTCTAGTCGACTCCACGCTGTATCAGACCAATCTGTTAGATACCGGCTGTCATGGTGTCTGCCTTCTTGCCTGCAAGCTGAGGACAGATCCTGAGCGTTTGTAATAATTACCTGTTTTGTTAACATCCATAATCTGAACAGGAGCTACTTATTTATTCTGGTGCAGCAGGTGAGATTGTGGTTAGAGGccacaaaaagtaaaaacttcTGGCTGATGAAGGAATAATAATAGTATGTTGAACTTTATCACTTGCATGTTGCACACTTGCTGTGACAATGCACATGCATAGAGGGGCTTTAAAGTCTTACAAAATGAAGTTGTCTTTGACACTTTTAGTCTTATTTGTCTGTAAATGCACTCAGTgtttgatttcagttttttttcaaatttctctTTTGGTGTGGGATTAAACAAAGCCATGGGTTTTGGTCTAAACCACACAGCACTTAAAGATACTCCACTGTTTatatgaaaaaatgaaaagaataaagTCACATGAATGCACATTTTTCTTTAGCTCTTCATTGACAACATTCACACAAGTTCATACAGCTTAGTATAAGACGTTGGATGTTTTCCACCCAGCAGAATTGTCATTATATTCAGTCAAGAGCAAAGGTATCGGTATTATGGAGATGCAGAaaacaggtgtttctgttatttagcctactctcattgatataaatggggtggacaaaataatagaaacagtataatgcaatacaatcaACAGCACaaaaactgcagcctccaaaatgataaaacagttgaatcaacacctctctaaaacaatttaaacaaaaactgaacataaccttcatgaagggaggatttattacaggacttCTTCTTACAGTAGGGGTAGAAATATAACACATCAAAGAGAAGAAAGATGATAAATGCTCCCTATTGAATGTCATATTTAGAGTTTAAGGTGTATGACTGATCATGGTATATGCTTTGTGCTGTGGCCTTGTGGTGTTCATAATATGCTTCTGATAGTTTTGTCAGTAATATATCTGATCAGCTCAAGggctgtttgtttctctttttccagcCACTGAAATACAACAGCAGGTTTTAAGATGTGGGTGTGGGAGAAAATGTATTCTCTGAATATGCAGACAATCCGCATTCATAAGAGTCATAGTGCAGTGAGcaagtatttttatgttgttggcTCTGTACTTCAACACACTGGATTTGAGATGAAACATTGACCACAAGCTTAATg includes these proteins:
- the LOC122872399 gene encoding cytochrome P450 4F3 isoform X2, giving the protein MSVLQGVLSQVLSWTCLCQVLFVAIIGLGAVVAGWTARLLVRHAWYTHRLSCFSKPHANSWLLGHLGQMQSTEEGLLQVDDLVRMYTHSCSWFLGPFYHLVRLFHPDYVKPLLMAPASITVKDELIYSHLRPWLGQSLLLSNGEEWSRKRRLLTPAFHFDILKNYIAKFNTSTNTMHDKWRHLVAEGMTNIEMFDHISLMTLDSLLKCAFSYNSNCQQSTSEYVSAIVELSDLIIDRRQKILHHWEWIYWKTQKGKRFKKALSIVHRFTREVVQKRRALISQQREKETDFTTAPQRKKDFVDIILLSRDEDGQGLTDEEIQAEANTFMFAGHDTTASAICWTLYNLARHDHYQDKCRKEVMDLMQGRNGHEIEWEDLSNLTFTTMCIRESLRLHSPVQAVTRKYTQDMALPGDCTVPQGAICLVSIYGTHHHPAVWTDPHVRKSLILCVLTVQTQKGGLLMPSSPFPQAPGTVLVRNSPWQSFESSWR
- the LOC122872399 gene encoding cytochrome P450 4F3 isoform X1, which codes for MSVLQGVLSQVLSWTCLCQVLFVAIIGLGAVVAGWTARLLVRHAWYTHRLSCFSKPHANSWLLGHLGQMQSTEEGLLQVDDLVRMYTHSCSWFLGPFYHLVRLFHPDYVKPLLMAPASITVKDELIYSHLRPWLGQSLLLSNGEEWSRKRRLLTPAFHFDILKNYIAKFNTSTNTMHDKWRHLVAEGMTNIEMFDHISLMTLDSLLKCAFSYNSNCQQSTSEYVSAIVELSDLIIDRRQKILHHWEWIYWKTQKGKRFKKALSIVHRFTREVVQKRRALISQQREKETDFTTAPQRKKDFVDIILLSRDEDGQGLTDEEIQAEANTFMFAGHDTTASAICWTLYNLARHDHYQDKCRKEVMDLMQGRNGHEIEWEDLSNLTFTTMCIRESLRLHSPVQAVTRKYTQDMALPGDCTVPQGAICLVSIYGTHHHPAVWTDPHEFNPLRFDRTNTEGRASHAFIPFSSGPRNCIGQKFALAELRVVVALTLLRFRLTPGVNPELGTSSGGIRRLPQLVLRAEGGLWLQLESLTPHNSEELQDQ